One region of Cobetia sp. cqz5-12 genomic DNA includes:
- the aceE gene encoding pyruvate dehydrogenase (acetyl-transferring), homodimeric type, translating into MSLEAREDLDPIETTEWLDSLESVLDREGEDRAQYLMSRLADRLRRDGHQVPFSVTTPHRNSIPVHREARMPGDLFMERRIRSLIRYNAIAQVIRNNRAHKGLGGHISSFMSSATLYDVGFNHFFRAPEGDFEGDLLYIQGHVAPGIYARSFLEGRLSQEQMDSFRQEVDGNGLSSYPHPWLMPDYWQFPTVSMGLGPIQAIYQAHVMKYLNSRELKSMYDRKVWCFMGDGECDEPESLGAISLAGRENLDNLIFVINCNLQRLDGPVRGNGRIMDELEGVFRGADWNVLKVTWGRFWDPLFEQDKKGILQKRMDEAVDGDYQNYKANGGAYTREHFFGKYPETADLVKDMSDDDIWRLNRGGHDPYKVYAAYHEAVNNANGRPTVILAHTVKGYGMGMGDGEAANEAHQVKTMEHEALKTFRDRFGIPLTDEQLEEVPYYKPADDSPEMKYMHLMRERLNGYLPQRRTEYETLEIPPLDDKIFASQLKGSNGREVSTTMAFVRVLNGLVKHKTLGERVVPIIPDEARTFGMEGMFRQLGIYTAAGQKYEPVDKGQIMYYREDQKGQVLEEGISEAGAMSAWVAAATSYANHNLPLMPFYVYYSMFGFQRIGDLAWAAGDLQARGFLVGGTAGRTTLNGEGLQHQDGHSHILASTIPNCRTYDPTYAHEVAVIVQDGMKRMFEQHEPVFYYLAVMNENYEQPALESVPAEDIIKGMYLLKEGGKDGKARVQLLGSGTILREVEAAAEMLKQDYGVDADIWSVTSFNELRREALELDRQAFLKPEETPAKPHITQCLEGRDGPVVAATDYMKLFADQVRAWVPADYHVLGTDGFGRSDTREKLRHFFEVDRNFVTVQALKALADRGEIDRKVVAEAIKTYGIDPNKPNPLNV; encoded by the coding sequence ATGAGTCTGGAGGCAAGAGAAGATCTCGATCCGATCGAAACCACGGAATGGTTGGACTCCCTGGAATCGGTTCTGGATCGTGAGGGTGAGGATCGTGCCCAGTACCTGATGTCACGCCTGGCCGACCGCCTGCGTCGTGATGGCCATCAGGTGCCCTTCTCGGTGACCACGCCCCATCGCAACAGTATCCCCGTGCACCGCGAAGCGCGCATGCCGGGCGACCTGTTCATGGAGCGTCGTATCCGTTCGCTTATCCGTTACAACGCCATCGCTCAGGTGATCCGCAACAACCGTGCCCACAAGGGCTTGGGCGGTCACATCTCGAGCTTCATGTCCAGTGCGACGCTTTATGACGTAGGTTTCAACCACTTCTTCCGTGCACCGGAAGGCGATTTCGAAGGCGATCTGCTTTACATCCAGGGTCACGTGGCGCCGGGCATCTACGCCCGTTCCTTCCTGGAAGGTCGTCTCAGCCAGGAGCAGATGGACAGCTTCCGTCAGGAAGTCGACGGCAACGGCCTGTCTTCCTATCCGCACCCGTGGCTGATGCCGGATTACTGGCAGTTCCCGACCGTCTCCATGGGTCTGGGTCCGATCCAGGCGATCTACCAGGCGCACGTCATGAAGTACCTCAACTCGCGTGAGTTGAAGTCCATGTACGACCGCAAGGTGTGGTGCTTCATGGGTGACGGCGAGTGTGACGAGCCGGAATCCCTGGGTGCCATCTCTCTGGCTGGCCGCGAGAACCTCGACAACCTGATCTTCGTCATCAACTGCAACCTGCAGCGTCTTGACGGTCCGGTGCGCGGCAACGGCCGCATCATGGACGAGCTGGAAGGCGTCTTCCGTGGTGCCGACTGGAACGTGCTCAAGGTCACCTGGGGTCGCTTCTGGGATCCGCTCTTCGAACAGGACAAGAAAGGCATCCTGCAGAAGCGCATGGACGAAGCGGTCGACGGCGACTACCAGAACTACAAGGCTAATGGCGGCGCGTACACGCGCGAGCACTTCTTCGGCAAGTACCCGGAGACGGCCGATCTGGTCAAGGACATGTCAGACGACGATATCTGGCGTCTGAACCGTGGTGGCCATGACCCGTACAAGGTCTACGCGGCGTATCACGAGGCGGTCAACAACGCCAATGGTCGTCCGACCGTCATCTTGGCGCACACCGTCAAGGGTTACGGCATGGGCATGGGCGATGGCGAAGCGGCCAACGAAGCCCACCAGGTCAAGACCATGGAACACGAAGCGCTGAAGACATTCCGCGATCGCTTCGGTATTCCGCTGACCGACGAACAGCTCGAGGAAGTGCCGTACTACAAGCCGGCGGACGACAGCCCGGAAATGAAGTACATGCACCTCATGCGCGAACGTCTGAACGGCTACCTGCCGCAGCGTCGCACCGAGTACGAAACGCTGGAAATCCCGCCGCTGGACGACAAGATCTTCGCGTCCCAGCTCAAGGGTTCCAACGGGCGTGAGGTGTCCACCACCATGGCCTTCGTACGCGTGCTCAACGGTCTGGTCAAGCACAAGACCCTCGGCGAGCGTGTCGTGCCGATCATTCCTGACGAAGCGCGTACCTTCGGCATGGAAGGCATGTTCCGTCAGCTGGGCATCTACACCGCGGCAGGCCAGAAGTATGAGCCGGTCGACAAGGGTCAGATCATGTATTACCGCGAGGACCAGAAAGGTCAGGTCCTCGAGGAAGGTATCTCCGAAGCAGGCGCCATGTCTGCGTGGGTGGCGGCGGCTACGTCCTACGCCAACCACAACCTGCCGCTGATGCCGTTCTACGTCTACTACTCGATGTTCGGCTTCCAGCGCATCGGTGACCTGGCGTGGGCCGCAGGCGACCTGCAGGCACGTGGCTTCCTGGTCGGCGGTACTGCCGGTCGTACCACCCTGAACGGTGAAGGTCTGCAGCACCAGGATGGCCACAGCCATATCCTGGCCTCGACCATCCCGAACTGCCGTACCTACGACCCGACCTACGCTCACGAAGTGGCGGTCATCGTGCAGGACGGCATGAAGCGCATGTTCGAGCAGCACGAGCCGGTCTTCTACTACCTGGCGGTGATGAACGAGAACTACGAGCAGCCGGCACTCGAGTCGGTGCCCGCAGAGGACATCATCAAGGGGATGTACCTGCTCAAGGAAGGCGGCAAGGACGGCAAGGCACGCGTTCAGCTGCTGGGTTCCGGCACCATCCTGCGTGAAGTCGAGGCAGCCGCCGAGATGCTCAAGCAGGACTACGGTGTCGACGCCGACATCTGGAGCGTCACCAGCTTCAACGAGCTGCGTCGCGAAGCGCTGGAACTGGATCGTCAGGCCTTCCTCAAGCCGGAAGAGACCCCGGCCAAGCCGCACATCACCCAGTGCCTGGAAGGACGTGACGGCCCGGTCGTGGCTGCCACTGACTACATGAAGCTGTTTGCTGACCAGGTTCGTGCCTGGGTGCCGGCTGACTATCACGTGCTCGGTACCGACGGTTTCGGTCGTTCCGATACCCGCGAGAAGCTGCGTCACTTCTTCGAAGTCGACCGCAACTTCGTCACCGTCCAGGCGCTGAAGGCGCTGGCGGATCGTGGTGAGATCGACCGCAAGGTGGTCGCGGAAGCGATCAAGACCTACGGCATCGACCCCAACAAGCCGAATCCGCTGAACGTCTGA
- the ampD gene encoding 1,6-anhydro-N-acetylmuramyl-L-alanine amidase AmpD, with translation MPPLSSSPRSGHLTRLAVTPEHWLESARQVPSPNHNARPEGEVSALVLHSISLPPGRFGGPAIEQLFTNQLDPGAHPYFADIHQLRVSAHVLIQRDGRLVQFVPFDRRAWHAGRSRWHDGQRERVELNDFTIGIELEGDEVHPYRDVQYRTLARTVAGLMASYPALTRERITSHARIAPLRKTDPGPAFDWAYFDRLLDDIQD, from the coding sequence ATGCCCCCCTTGTCCTCTTCCCCGCGGTCGGGCCACCTGACGCGTCTGGCGGTCACCCCCGAGCACTGGCTGGAGAGCGCCCGTCAGGTGCCGTCTCCCAATCACAATGCTCGTCCCGAGGGAGAAGTCTCGGCGCTGGTGCTGCATTCCATCAGCCTGCCGCCCGGACGCTTCGGCGGCCCGGCCATCGAGCAGCTGTTCACCAACCAGCTCGATCCCGGCGCCCATCCCTACTTTGCCGATATCCATCAGCTGCGCGTCTCGGCGCATGTGCTGATCCAGCGCGACGGTCGCCTGGTGCAGTTCGTGCCCTTCGACCGCCGTGCCTGGCACGCCGGTCGCTCGCGCTGGCATGACGGTCAGCGTGAGCGTGTCGAGCTCAATGACTTCACCATCGGCATCGAGCTCGAGGGCGATGAGGTGCATCCCTATCGTGATGTCCAATATCGCACCCTGGCACGCACCGTGGCCGGTCTGATGGCGAGCTATCCCGCGCTGACGCGCGAGCGCATCACCTCGCATGCGCGGATTGCGCCGTTGCGCAAGACGGATCCTGGCCCGGCCTTCGATTGGGCTTACTTCGATCGCCTGCTGGACGACATTCAGGACTAA
- the nadC gene encoding carboxylating nicotinate-nucleotide diphosphorylase — protein sequence MNFHDALAEDIRTSAARLLAEDVGGGDITAELIPERQWAKARVISREPAILCGVPWVDELFRRLDPRVSLKWLASDGDRLEADAPFLELEGPARSLLTGERAALNLLQTLSGTATRANHYASLVEGSGVRLLDTRKTLPGMRVAQKYAVSCGGGHNHRIGLYDAFLIKENHIAACGSIAAAVREARDIASDVTCEVEVENFEELAQALDAGADVIMLDNFDNDQLIEAVARNKAHAKPAVLEASGNVSESTLPGIAATGVNCISIGALTKDVTSIDLSMRIYTVETR from the coding sequence ATGAACTTCCACGACGCCCTCGCCGAGGATATCCGTACCAGCGCCGCCCGCCTGCTCGCCGAGGATGTCGGCGGTGGCGATATCACTGCCGAATTGATTCCGGAGCGCCAGTGGGCCAAGGCGCGCGTGATCAGCCGTGAACCGGCCATCCTATGCGGTGTGCCCTGGGTCGATGAGCTGTTTCGTCGCCTCGATCCGCGCGTCAGCCTCAAGTGGCTGGCCAGCGACGGTGATCGCCTCGAGGCCGACGCGCCCTTCCTGGAGCTGGAAGGCCCGGCACGCTCGCTGCTGACCGGCGAGCGCGCGGCGCTCAATCTACTGCAGACGCTCTCCGGCACCGCGACTCGCGCCAACCACTATGCCTCGCTGGTCGAGGGCAGTGGCGTGCGCCTGCTCGATACCCGCAAGACCCTGCCGGGCATGCGTGTCGCGCAGAAGTATGCCGTCAGCTGCGGTGGTGGCCACAATCATCGCATCGGTCTCTATGACGCCTTCCTGATCAAGGAAAACCATATTGCTGCCTGTGGCAGCATCGCGGCAGCGGTGCGTGAGGCGCGCGACATCGCCTCCGACGTCACCTGCGAAGTGGAAGTCGAGAATTTCGAGGAGCTGGCCCAGGCACTGGATGCCGGTGCCGACGTCATCATGCTCGACAACTTCGACAACGATCAGCTCATCGAGGCCGTGGCGCGCAACAAGGCGCATGCCAAGCCGGCCGTGCTGGAAGCCTCCGGCAACGTCAGCGAGTCGACCCTGCCGGGTATCGCCGCCACCGGCGTGAATTGCATCTCGATCGGCGCGCTGACCAAGGACGTGACCTCCATCGACCTGTCGATGCGCATCTACACTGTCGAGACCCGCTAG
- a CDS encoding class I SAM-dependent methyltransferase — protein sequence MSPPSPHQPPSEAPRASGGGWQTRRWSLYAPIYDRVAARILRSARRDAIATLDIQAGTRVLLLGGGTGLDLPFLPRDIELEVIDASPAMLSRCRERAETLGFDANVKPGDAMALDFPDGYFDVVIAHLIIAVVPQPQRAFDEALRVLASDGELSLLDKGLRGNRPAGRLRRLLNPLARLVATNLNVPLDNLLEGHAVQRLEDRDLGPGGALRHMHLRKI from the coding sequence ATGTCCCCGCCATCTCCTCATCAGCCGCCGTCTGAAGCCCCCAGGGCATCAGGCGGCGGCTGGCAGACGCGCCGCTGGAGTCTCTACGCGCCGATCTATGACCGTGTGGCCGCTCGCATCCTGCGCTCCGCGCGGCGCGACGCCATCGCGACCCTGGATATCCAGGCGGGCACCCGCGTGCTGCTGCTCGGCGGCGGCACCGGGCTCGACCTGCCTTTCCTGCCCCGCGACATCGAGCTCGAGGTGATCGACGCCTCCCCCGCCATGCTGAGCCGCTGTCGCGAGCGCGCCGAGACGCTGGGCTTCGATGCCAACGTCAAGCCGGGCGACGCCATGGCGCTCGACTTCCCCGATGGCTATTTCGATGTGGTCATCGCCCACCTGATCATCGCCGTGGTGCCCCAGCCTCAGCGCGCCTTCGATGAAGCGCTGCGCGTGCTGGCCAGCGATGGCGAGCTGTCGCTACTCGACAAGGGCCTGCGCGGCAATCGCCCGGCCGGGCGACTGCGTCGTCTGCTCAACCCACTGGCCCGGCTGGTGGCGACCAATCTCAATGTGCCACTGGACAACCTGCTGGAGGGCCATGCGGTGCAGCGACTCGAGGACCGCGACCTCGGCCCCGGCGGGGCGTTGCGCCACATGCACCTGCGCAAGATCTGA
- a CDS encoding SDR family NAD(P)-dependent oxidoreductase, producing MQIDLRGRSAIISGSTAGIGFAIATGLARAGASVTLTGRTQARVDEAVASLRDKVPGSEVQGVAADLGTRDGCDTLIHAVPDTDILINNVGIFAPQDFFDTDDDTWEQFFQVNVMSAVRLSRHYARGMKERDWGRIQFLSSESALNIPSEMVHYGMTKSAVQSVSRGLAKVLSGTQVTVNAILPGPTRSEGVLEMLKQNAEEQGRSLEEVEADFVKQARPSSILQRLASPEEVANMSVYAASEQASATTGAALRVEGGIVDTMA from the coding sequence ATGCAGATTGATCTACGCGGCCGCAGCGCCATCATCAGTGGTTCCACTGCCGGTATCGGCTTCGCCATCGCCACGGGGCTTGCCCGTGCAGGCGCCAGCGTCACCTTGACCGGCCGCACCCAGGCGCGTGTCGATGAGGCCGTCGCCAGCCTCAGAGACAAGGTGCCCGGCAGCGAGGTACAGGGCGTGGCCGCCGATCTGGGCACTCGCGACGGCTGTGACACGCTGATTCACGCCGTACCGGACACCGATATCCTGATAAACAATGTCGGCATCTTCGCCCCGCAGGATTTCTTCGACACCGATGACGACACCTGGGAGCAGTTCTTCCAGGTCAACGTGATGTCGGCAGTGCGCCTGTCCCGCCACTATGCACGTGGCATGAAGGAGCGCGACTGGGGCCGCATCCAGTTCCTGTCCAGCGAATCGGCGCTCAACATCCCCAGCGAGATGGTCCACTACGGCATGACCAAATCCGCGGTGCAGTCCGTCTCACGCGGGCTCGCCAAGGTGCTGTCCGGCACGCAGGTCACCGTCAACGCCATCCTGCCGGGGCCGACCCGCTCCGAGGGCGTGCTCGAGATGCTCAAGCAGAACGCCGAGGAGCAAGGCAGGTCACTTGAAGAGGTCGAGGCCGACTTCGTCAAGCAGGCCCGCCCGAGCTCCATCCTGCAACGCCTGGCAAGCCCCGAGGAAGTCGCCAACATGAGCGTCTACGCTGCCTCCGAGCAGGCCAGCGCCACCACCGGCGCCGCACTGCGCGTGGAAGGTGGCATCGTCGATACCATGGCGTGA
- a CDS encoding GNAT family N-acetyltransferase: MHSQTDSREVARERVHIVPAQPQHAADQAEVFYQAVMQGAAGHYDLEQRQQWAARVPRDAERWAARQHRFEVLVAERDGRCIGFCEYAPEWPLARIEMLYVYPSLMRQGIGSQLLAAAERDLRERKVRVMSLEASLTLSPGLARRGWHSLGLEHVKRDGICLKRERFEKRLDE, encoded by the coding sequence TTGCACAGCCAGACCGATAGCCGTGAAGTGGCCAGGGAGCGTGTTCATATCGTGCCGGCGCAGCCGCAGCATGCCGCGGACCAGGCCGAGGTGTTCTACCAGGCCGTCATGCAGGGCGCTGCCGGCCACTATGATCTGGAGCAGCGACAGCAGTGGGCCGCGCGTGTCCCGCGCGACGCCGAACGCTGGGCCGCGCGTCAGCATCGCTTCGAGGTGCTGGTCGCGGAGCGTGATGGTCGCTGCATCGGCTTCTGCGAGTACGCCCCCGAATGGCCGCTGGCGCGCATCGAGATGCTTTACGTCTATCCGAGTCTGATGAGGCAGGGCATCGGCAGCCAGTTGCTGGCGGCGGCCGAGCGCGACCTGCGCGAGCGCAAGGTGCGCGTGATGAGTCTGGAGGCCAGTCTGACGCTGTCGCCGGGCCTGGCCCGCCGTGGCTGGCACAGCCTGGGGCTTGAGCACGTCAAGCGGGATGGCATCTGCCTCAAGCGCGAGCGCTTCGAGAAACGCCTCGACGAGTGA